One Prinia subflava isolate CZ2003 ecotype Zambia chromosome 8, Cam_Psub_1.2, whole genome shotgun sequence DNA window includes the following coding sequences:
- the RHBDD2 gene encoding rhomboid domain-containing protein 2 has translation MAAPSAPPAAAALTVLLSVGASAPGLLRGVPAARSAAALRPAALQDGEVHRLITYIFIYEDLISLACGAVITWYFAGSFERNVGTAKHCVLTAAFSVLSALLFLLLQPLLSGLLEVGDAQGFLPVAFAMLGVSTTRSRMRKTLFFGCRVPVVLVPWLGLCVAWFVPRSSLLGNLCGLLVGEACGLGYCFCLDFPESLGSKLDRVFPFTLLKRIPGLKYIPGSLAERRASGNSTINPVPGTYPTQSYHCPSPVALPAHPSAQSQGFHHSHALGPQGPQQGHAAGHSLGSSHCQPRVAFGECPGQAHTGALPGQCCQLGKVPVPQPVCPPQPQQPAATGLVAGAQQAPGCAAAPVAPVSAEFTRVQVY, from the exons ATGGCGGCGCCCtcggccccgccggccgccgccgccctcaCGGTGCTGCTGTCGGTCGGGGCCTCCGCGCCCGGGCTGCTGCGGGGTGTCCCCGccgcccgctccgccgccgcgcTGCGCCCCGCAGCCCTGCAGGACGGGGAAG ttcACAGGCTGATCACCTACATCTTCATCTACGAGGACCTGATCTCGCTGGCCTGTGGCGCTGTCATCACCTGGTACTTTGCTGGCAGCTTTGAGAGGAACGTGGGCACAGCCAAGCACTGCGTCCTCACCGCCGCcttctctgtgctctctgccctgctcttcctcctcctccagcccctcctctcCGGGCTGCTGGAAGTGGGAGATGCCCAGGGGTTCCTGCCCGTGGCTTTTGCCATGCTGGGCGTTTCCACCACGCGCTCCCGCATGAGGAAGACTCTGTTTTTTGGGTGCAGAGTTCCCGTGGTGCTGGTGCCGTGGCTTGGGCTCTGCGTAGCGTGGTTTGTGCCCCGCTCCTCCCTCTTGGGGAACCTCTGTGGGCTGCTGGTTGGGGAAGCCT GTGGTCTTGGCTACTGTTTCTGCTTGGATTTTCCAGAGTCACTGGGCTCTAAGCTGGACCGGGTGTTCCCTTTCACTCTGCTGAAGAGGATACCAGGGCTGAAATACATCCCAGGGTCCTTAGCAGAGAGAAGAGCCTCTGGAAACAGCAC GATTAACCCTGTGCCTGGCACTTACCCCACCCAGAGCTACCACTGCCCTTCGCCCGTGGCTCTTCCTGCTcatcccagtgctcagagcCAGGGCTTTCATCACAGCCACGCTCTGGGACCCCAAGGACCTCAGCAGGGCCatgcagcaggacacagcctcggctcttcccactgccagcccagagtTGCCTTTGGAGAGTGTCCTGGGCAGGCCCACACCGGAGCTTTGCCtggacagtgctgccagctgggcaaAGTCCCCGTCCCCCAGCCTGTGTGCCCgcctcagccacagcagcctgcagccacGGGCCTTGTGGCTGGTGCTCAGCAAGCACCAGGGtgtgcagcagccccagtggCCCCTGTTTCAGCTGAATTTACCAGAGTCCAGGTGTACTGA